A window of the Thermoleophilia bacterium SCSIO 60948 genome harbors these coding sequences:
- a CDS encoding sulfotransferase, with translation MRAAAADDRHDRDGREPVPIVVGGAHRSGTTLVRGILDRHSRISCGPELKFLLSLRCGYTAEDPLNHSRFTTTAREFAGDDAALEVLGEAFLELHRRRAESAGKPRWADKNPENLIYLDIWQRLLGERFVLVWVRRDPRDVLVSMEAAGFPYSGPDRFERRVEMLAEYERRASRFTQAHPARVIEVVYEDLVADPRGVAGAMMNALGERLEEGQLSLGPAGALDGLGDPNRGRWERIGDTSVGSWRGRLSAAERSRVADRLGVGGRASA, from the coding sequence GTGCGAGCGGCGGCCGCGGACGATCGTCACGACCGAGACGGGCGGGAGCCCGTCCCGATCGTCGTCGGCGGGGCTCATCGCTCCGGGACGACCCTGGTTCGCGGGATCCTCGACCGTCATTCGCGGATCAGCTGCGGACCCGAGCTGAAGTTCCTGCTCTCACTGCGCTGCGGTTACACGGCTGAGGACCCTCTCAATCACTCGCGCTTCACCACGACGGCGCGCGAGTTCGCCGGCGACGATGCCGCTCTCGAGGTGCTCGGCGAGGCGTTTCTGGAGCTCCATCGCCGTCGCGCCGAGTCCGCGGGCAAGCCTCGCTGGGCCGACAAGAACCCCGAGAACCTGATCTACCTCGATATCTGGCAGCGACTCCTCGGCGAGCGCTTCGTCCTCGTCTGGGTCCGGCGCGACCCGCGCGACGTGCTCGTCTCGATGGAGGCGGCGGGGTTCCCGTATTCGGGTCCCGATCGCTTCGAGCGCCGGGTGGAGATGCTCGCCGAGTACGAGCGCCGGGCGTCGAGGTTCACGCAGGCGCACCCGGCGAGGGTCATCGAGGTCGTCTACGAGGACCTCGTCGCTGATCCTCGCGGCGTCGCCGGCGCGATGATGAATGCGCTCGGGGAGCGACTCGAGGAGGGCCAGCTCTCACTCGGGCCGGCGGGCGCGCTGGACGGACTCGGCGACCCCAACCGCGGGCGTTGGGAGCGAATCGGCGATACGTCGGTCGGGTCTTGGCGGGGGCGACTGTCCGCCGCCGAGCGGTCGAGGGTCGCAGACAGGCTCGGCGTCGGAGGGCGCGCCAGCGCCTAG
- a CDS encoding translation initiation factor IF-3 — protein MPVPRRFDRRPPERDTTRVNERIRVPQVRLIDQSGEQIGVVPTDEALKLARERDLDLVEVAPDARPPVTRLLDYSKYRYEQEQKAKAARKHQQQVNVREIKLRPKIATHDYETKKGHVERFLKKQDKVKVTIMFRGREQAHPERGRDLLQRLYEDVSSLAVVEQQPLQEGRNMSMLLAPQRDGGTAERSEETAPAG, from the coding sequence GTGCCGGTCCCTCGACGTTTCGACCGACGCCCGCCCGAGCGCGACACCACGCGCGTCAACGAGCGGATCCGCGTGCCGCAGGTCCGGCTGATCGATCAGTCCGGCGAGCAGATCGGCGTCGTGCCGACCGATGAGGCGCTGAAGCTCGCCCGCGAGCGCGATCTCGATCTCGTCGAGGTCGCGCCGGACGCCCGTCCGCCGGTGACGCGCCTGCTCGACTACTCGAAGTACCGCTACGAGCAGGAGCAGAAGGCCAAGGCGGCGCGCAAGCACCAGCAGCAGGTCAACGTGCGCGAGATCAAGCTGCGGCCGAAGATCGCGACGCACGACTACGAGACCAAGAAGGGTCACGTCGAGCGCTTCCTCAAGAAGCAGGACAAGGTCAAGGTGACGATCATGTTCCGCGGTCGCGAGCAGGCGCACCCGGAGCGCGGCCGCGATCTGCTCCAGCGGCTCTACGAGGACGTCTCGAGTCTCGCGGTCGTCGAGCAGCAGCCGCTTCAGGAGGGCCGCAACATGAGCATGTTGCTGGCTCCGCAGCGCGACGGCGGGACCGCCGAGCGCAGCGAAGAGACCGCACCCGCCGGCTGA
- the thrS gene encoding threonine--tRNA ligase: protein MTVRLPDGSELELGDAATGADAAAAIGPGLAREALAIRVDGELRDLARPLPEGAEIAILTKRDPEALELIRHDTAHVLATAVIELYPGTKVTIGPPIDDGFYYDFDFPEGTSISDADFEAIEAKMAEHISADEPFERTDVSVDEALELFREREEPYKVELIEDLIERQGAETVSLYRNGPFLDLCRGPHAPSTKRIKAFKLTSLAGAYWRGDETRPMLTRVYGTAFFSKSDLAEHERRLELARQNDHRRLGPELDLFMLRPESPGMPFWLPNGTTLLRLVQDEVVAQLDKRGYQEIKTPKMMDVELWHRSGHWDNYRDAMFFIDDDGREFALKPMNCPGACLVFGARRHSYRELPLRLAEFGDVSRNEREGVLHGLLRVRAFTQDDAHVFCTLDQVVAEAGDICQSIDELYSRFGFDQVRVELSTRPEKSIGTEEQWDRAEEALRRVLDEQGRDYVLNPGDGAFYGPKIDFHVTDALGRSWQLGTCQVDFQMPERFDLSYQGEDNSEHPPVMIHRALLGSLERFVGILIEHHGGRFPAWLAPVQAGILPVADRHIERAREVQRELDALGVRSRIDERGESVGRKIRDAELAKLPLMLILGDREIESGSVSVRSHADGDLGAMAPSRLTELFEA, encoded by the coding sequence ATGACGGTGCGACTCCCAGACGGATCCGAGCTCGAGCTCGGCGATGCCGCGACGGGCGCGGACGCCGCCGCGGCGATCGGCCCCGGGCTGGCGCGCGAGGCGCTCGCGATCAGGGTCGACGGGGAGCTGCGCGACCTCGCCCGGCCGCTGCCGGAGGGCGCCGAGATCGCGATCCTGACCAAGCGCGACCCCGAGGCGCTCGAGCTGATCCGCCACGACACCGCGCACGTCCTCGCGACTGCGGTGATCGAGCTCTATCCGGGGACGAAGGTCACGATCGGCCCGCCGATCGACGACGGCTTCTACTACGACTTCGACTTCCCCGAGGGCACCTCGATCTCCGACGCGGACTTCGAGGCGATCGAGGCGAAGATGGCCGAGCACATCTCGGCCGACGAGCCGTTCGAGCGCACCGACGTCAGCGTCGACGAGGCGCTCGAGCTGTTTCGCGAGCGCGAGGAGCCCTACAAGGTCGAGCTGATCGAGGACCTGATCGAGCGCCAGGGCGCCGAGACCGTCTCGCTCTATCGCAACGGCCCGTTCCTCGACCTCTGCCGCGGCCCGCACGCGCCATCGACGAAGCGGATCAAGGCGTTCAAGCTGACGAGCCTCGCCGGCGCCTACTGGCGCGGTGACGAGACCCGGCCGATGCTGACGCGCGTCTACGGCACAGCGTTCTTCTCGAAGTCGGACCTCGCCGAGCACGAGCGCCGGCTCGAGCTCGCGCGCCAGAACGACCATCGCAGGCTGGGTCCCGAGCTCGACCTCTTCATGCTGCGCCCGGAGTCGCCCGGCATGCCGTTCTGGCTCCCGAACGGCACGACGCTCCTGCGTCTCGTCCAGGACGAGGTCGTCGCCCAGCTCGACAAGCGCGGCTACCAGGAGATCAAGACGCCGAAGATGATGGACGTCGAGCTCTGGCACCGCTCGGGGCACTGGGACAACTACCGAGACGCGATGTTCTTCATCGACGACGACGGTCGCGAGTTCGCGCTCAAGCCGATGAACTGTCCCGGCGCCTGCCTCGTCTTCGGCGCCCGGCGGCACTCGTATCGAGAGCTGCCGCTGCGACTCGCGGAGTTCGGCGACGTGTCGCGAAACGAGCGCGAGGGCGTGCTCCACGGGCTGCTTCGAGTGCGCGCCTTCACCCAGGACGACGCCCACGTCTTCTGCACGCTCGACCAGGTCGTCGCCGAGGCCGGCGACATCTGCCAGTCGATCGACGAGCTCTATTCGCGCTTCGGCTTCGACCAGGTCCGGGTCGAGCTCTCGACGCGTCCGGAGAAGTCGATCGGGACCGAGGAGCAGTGGGATCGCGCCGAGGAGGCGCTGCGCCGCGTGCTCGACGAGCAGGGTCGCGACTACGTGCTCAATCCCGGAGACGGAGCCTTCTACGGGCCGAAGATCGACTTCCACGTCACCGACGCGCTCGGGCGCTCGTGGCAGCTCGGCACGTGCCAGGTCGACTTCCAGATGCCCGAGCGCTTCGACCTCAGCTACCAGGGTGAGGACAACTCAGAGCACCCACCGGTGATGATCCATCGCGCCCTGCTCGGCTCGCTCGAGCGCTTCGTCGGGATCCTGATCGAGCACCACGGCGGCCGTTTTCCGGCCTGGCTCGCGCCGGTCCAGGCCGGGATCCTTCCGGTCGCCGATCGCCATATCGAGCGCGCTCGCGAGGTCCAGCGCGAGCTCGACGCGCTCGGCGTCCGCAGCCGGATCGACGAGCGCGGGGAGTCGGTCGGGCGCAAGATCCGCGACGCCGAGCTCGCCAAGCTGCCGCTGATGCTGATTCTCGGCGACCGCGAGATCGAGTCCGGGTCGGTGTCGGTGCGCTCGCACGCCGACGGCGATCTCGGCGCCATGGCGCCGTCGCGTCTGACCGAGCTGTTCGAGGCCTAG
- a CDS encoding FAD-dependent oxidoreductase encodes MSFPEDTNPTAGQPAISRRRALGAAAAAGAGVALPALGGPQTVAAAERRADVVIVGAGFAGMTAALDLVRRGHSVVVLEARRRVGGRVHNKPIGGGEITEGGGTFTGPTQDRLMAMARRFGVGMYRTYSEGQNVYIDPNGQRSTYDGSAPVTGTAPPDPVLLADITQAITRLNEMASEIDVEQPYAAANAEAYDRQTLDSWIRENTVNPQFSDLVAAALRPIFGAEAREISLLYTLFYIAASGNEDNPGTFERNFNTQDGAQQFRFRGGSGLIVERMAKKLGRRIVLGAPVERITQTRGGVVVQARGVRVAAKRAIVAIPPSLAGRIDYSPAMPAERDQLTQRISQGTLMKVACVYPKPFWREGGTLPTEPALNGSVVSCEGPVNVTYDGSPPDGSPGVLFGFVGGDEQRAFKRMDKAARRKAVAEQFAKFVGERARRPRKYLETDWTEEVWTRGGPVGFTSPGALFALGEHLRKPVGRIHWAGTETSGYWVGYMDGAIRSGERVAAEVARRI; translated from the coding sequence ATGAGCTTCCCAGAGGACACGAACCCGACCGCCGGCCAACCCGCCATCTCGCGGCGTCGAGCGCTGGGCGCCGCGGCCGCGGCGGGTGCCGGGGTCGCGCTGCCCGCGCTCGGTGGACCTCAGACCGTGGCGGCGGCCGAACGCCGTGCCGACGTGGTGATCGTGGGGGCAGGGTTCGCCGGGATGACCGCGGCGCTCGATCTCGTCCGGCGCGGGCACTCCGTGGTCGTTCTGGAGGCGCGACGGCGCGTCGGAGGCCGGGTCCACAACAAGCCGATCGGCGGAGGCGAGATCACCGAGGGCGGCGGCACGTTCACCGGGCCGACGCAGGACCGCTTGATGGCGATGGCGCGGCGCTTCGGGGTCGGCATGTACCGGACCTATTCGGAGGGCCAGAACGTGTACATCGACCCGAACGGCCAGCGCTCGACCTACGACGGGTCGGCCCCCGTGACCGGAACGGCGCCACCTGATCCGGTGCTGCTCGCCGACATCACCCAGGCGATCACGCGGCTCAACGAGATGGCGAGCGAGATCGACGTCGAGCAACCCTACGCCGCCGCGAACGCCGAGGCCTACGACCGCCAGACGCTCGACTCGTGGATCCGTGAGAACACGGTCAACCCACAGTTCTCGGACCTCGTCGCGGCGGCACTGCGCCCGATCTTCGGCGCGGAGGCGCGCGAGATCTCGCTGCTCTACACGCTCTTCTACATCGCCGCATCGGGCAACGAGGACAACCCCGGGACGTTCGAGCGCAACTTCAACACCCAGGACGGCGCCCAGCAGTTCCGCTTCCGCGGAGGCTCCGGCCTGATCGTCGAGCGGATGGCGAAGAAGCTCGGCCGCCGGATCGTCCTGGGCGCGCCCGTCGAGCGGATCACACAGACGCGCGGTGGCGTCGTCGTCCAGGCCCGGGGGGTTCGCGTGGCGGCGAAGCGCGCGATTGTCGCGATCCCCCCGTCGCTCGCCGGGCGGATCGATTACTCGCCGGCGATGCCGGCCGAGCGCGACCAGCTGACGCAGCGGATCTCCCAGGGCACGCTGATGAAGGTCGCCTGTGTCTACCCGAAGCCGTTCTGGCGCGAGGGAGGCACGCTGCCGACCGAGCCGGCGCTCAACGGCTCGGTCGTCTCGTGCGAGGGCCCGGTCAACGTGACCTACGACGGGTCGCCCCCCGACGGGTCGCCCGGCGTCCTGTTCGGATTCGTCGGTGGCGACGAGCAGCGCGCGTTCAAGCGCATGGACAAGGCGGCTCGACGCAAGGCCGTCGCCGAGCAGTTCGCGAAGTTCGTCGGCGAGCGAGCGAGACGTCCGCGGAAATACCTCGAGACGGACTGGACCGAGGAGGTCTGGACCCGCGGCGGCCCCGTCGGTTTCACCTCGCCGGGCGCGCTCTTCGCGCTCGGGGAGCATCTGCGAAAGCCCGTGGGGCGAATCCACTGGGCCGGGACCGAGACGTCGGGCTACTGGGTGGGCTACATGGACGGCGCGATCCGAAGCGGCGAGCGCGTCGCCGCGGAGGTCGCGAGGCGCATCTAG
- a CDS encoding GNAT family N-acetyltransferase, with protein MASPVERVRSAIARRGAGGVARSAWERAVKQREFVWYALKLADVESRPLPDGYRLEEVGADGVSVLEKQESIPVAEAREWMTDHGGRLFIVFDDEDDPAFSCFILPNSQPLDPAPNGVVEFPEGMVCLERSFTAAHHRGRGIPAPAWNQIFDRLKGEGDRIVVTKVEVSNRASRRAVDKAGFHEVGLMRVRGDEPGSRLKSIDFDLTGTGIDEREMFDRLAKNLGG; from the coding sequence TTGGCTTCTCCGGTCGAAAGGGTCCGCAGCGCGATCGCACGGCGTGGAGCCGGGGGCGTCGCGCGGTCGGCGTGGGAGCGAGCCGTCAAGCAGCGCGAGTTCGTCTGGTACGCGCTGAAGCTCGCGGACGTCGAGTCACGTCCGCTGCCCGACGGCTACCGGCTCGAGGAGGTCGGCGCCGACGGTGTCTCGGTCCTCGAGAAGCAGGAGTCGATCCCAGTCGCCGAAGCCCGCGAATGGATGACCGACCACGGCGGGCGACTGTTCATCGTCTTCGACGACGAGGACGACCCCGCGTTCTCGTGCTTCATCCTGCCGAACTCGCAGCCCCTCGACCCGGCGCCGAACGGCGTCGTCGAGTTCCCCGAGGGGATGGTCTGTCTCGAGCGCTCGTTCACCGCAGCGCACCATCGTGGCCGCGGCATCCCGGCGCCGGCCTGGAATCAGATCTTCGATCGCCTCAAGGGTGAGGGGGATCGGATCGTCGTCACCAAGGTCGAGGTCTCCAACCGTGCCTCGCGGCGCGCCGTCGACAAGGCCGGCTTCCACGAGGTCGGGCTGATGCGAGTGCGCGGCGACGAGCCGGGATCGCGGCTCAAGTCGATCGACTTCGATCTCACCGGTACGGGCATCGACGAGCGCGAGATGTTCGACCGCCTCGCGAAGAACCTGGGCGGCTAG
- a CDS encoding GNAT family N-acetyltransferase, with translation MGSRLEKLTELSPARVRAWEELAEAAVEPNAFFAPEFVVPAATGLRENDLALAFTEEGGEMLAAMPVKVGRWRGRVPAVSAWCHRYGFLGVPLVRDGEIPRRVAELVHGAVRGAHRDLIALERLGDGPVSRSLVDLSDHTRLRAALRVDAERALLRRRAEPTYLADQAPHRRRELARQRRRLAEFLGEAIETVEAEPGAAAVDRFLELEASGWKGDRGTALASVSSHRRMFAELCRRFSSAGRLQLLEMRAGERLIAVKCNLRSAHGAFAFKIGFDEQLARFSPGVQLEVDNISFFHAGDAEFMDSCADPGNGMINRLWPDRRGLCSLVLAGSGLRGQTTRAALRVAGRVREHKERARA, from the coding sequence GTGGGGTCGAGACTGGAGAAGCTCACCGAGCTCTCGCCTGCGCGCGTCCGCGCCTGGGAGGAGCTCGCCGAAGCAGCGGTTGAACCCAACGCGTTCTTCGCGCCCGAGTTCGTAGTTCCCGCGGCGACGGGTCTGCGCGAGAACGATCTAGCGCTCGCGTTCACGGAGGAGGGCGGCGAGATGCTCGCCGCGATGCCCGTCAAGGTAGGGCGCTGGCGTGGCCGGGTTCCGGCGGTTTCGGCGTGGTGTCACCGCTACGGGTTCCTGGGGGTCCCGCTCGTCCGCGACGGCGAGATCCCGCGCCGCGTCGCCGAGCTCGTCCACGGTGCGGTGCGCGGCGCCCATCGCGACCTGATCGCACTCGAGCGTCTCGGTGACGGTCCCGTCTCGCGCTCGCTCGTCGATCTCTCCGACCACACCAGACTGCGCGCGGCGCTACGCGTCGACGCCGAGCGGGCTCTGCTGCGCAGACGCGCTGAGCCGACCTACCTCGCCGACCAGGCCCCGCACCGCCGTCGCGAGCTTGCGCGCCAGCGGCGTCGCCTCGCCGAGTTCCTCGGCGAGGCGATCGAGACCGTGGAGGCCGAGCCAGGGGCCGCGGCCGTCGACAGATTCCTCGAGCTCGAAGCCAGTGGCTGGAAGGGCGACCGGGGTACGGCGCTCGCTTCGGTGTCGTCGCATCGGCGCATGTTCGCCGAGCTCTGTCGCAGGTTCTCGTCCGCGGGCCGGCTGCAGCTGCTCGAGATGCGCGCGGGCGAACGGCTCATCGCCGTCAAGTGCAACCTGCGAAGCGCGCACGGTGCGTTCGCCTTCAAGATCGGCTTCGACGAGCAGCTCGCCCGGTTCTCGCCCGGGGTTCAGCTCGAGGTCGACAACATCAGCTTCTTCCACGCGGGGGACGCGGAGTTCATGGACTCCTGCGCCGACCCCGGGAACGGGATGATCAACCGCCTCTGGCCGGATCGAAGGGGGCTGTGCTCCCTCGTCCTCGCCGGCTCGGGGCTCCGTGGTCAGACGACCCGAGCAGCGCTTCGGGTCGCCGGCCGGGTCAGAGAACACAAGGAGCGAGCACGGGCATGA
- a CDS encoding glycosyltransferase family 2 protein, with protein sequence MSPADDDRDGLPPVSVVTIVRGRRSHLEALAAGVARSRHRPSELVVVAIDDEIGSLHEARDVPVRVHDVDSEGGPIPLARARNLAIEAARGPIVVLLDVDCVPSRGLIGAMARVLAADDVIAMAPVGYLRRGAEARGRDDAWLEHNSRFLPTRPRAPLPGEPCDHRGLWSLAFGARRGTLLERVGGFDPAYVGYGAEDTDLGFRAREAGVELVWSGPEPAFHQHHRTLSPPAQHLEAIIDNAHRFRQRWGVWPMEGWLADFRDRGWIDWDPGAERARLRRLPRPDELAALEVD encoded by the coding sequence ATGAGCCCCGCCGACGACGATCGGGACGGGCTCCCGCCCGTCTCGGTCGTGACGATCGTCCGCGGCCGCCGCTCGCACCTAGAGGCCCTCGCCGCGGGAGTCGCTCGCAGCCGCCACAGGCCGAGCGAGCTCGTCGTGGTCGCGATCGACGACGAGATCGGGTCGCTGCACGAGGCCAGAGACGTCCCGGTACGCGTCCACGACGTCGACTCGGAGGGCGGCCCGATCCCGCTTGCTCGGGCGCGCAACCTCGCGATCGAAGCCGCTCGCGGACCGATCGTGGTGCTGCTCGACGTCGACTGCGTCCCGAGCCGGGGTCTGATTGGCGCGATGGCGCGCGTTCTCGCCGCGGACGACGTGATCGCTATGGCTCCGGTCGGATACCTGCGACGCGGCGCCGAGGCGCGCGGTCGCGACGACGCCTGGCTCGAGCACAACTCGCGCTTCCTCCCCACCCGCCCGCGCGCGCCGCTGCCCGGTGAGCCGTGCGACCACCGCGGGTTGTGGTCGCTGGCCTTCGGGGCGCGCCGGGGGACGCTGCTCGAGCGCGTGGGTGGCTTCGATCCCGCGTACGTCGGCTACGGAGCCGAGGACACCGATCTCGGCTTCCGCGCCCGCGAGGCCGGCGTCGAACTCGTCTGGTCGGGACCCGAGCCGGCCTTCCACCAACATCACCGGACGCTCTCGCCCCCGGCTCAACATCTCGAGGCGATCATCGACAACGCGCACCGTTTCCGTCAGCGCTGGGGGGTCTGGCCGATGGAGGGCTGGCTGGCGGATTTCCGTGACCGCGGCTGGATCGACTGGGATCCCGGTGCCGAGCGCGCCCGGCTGCGGCGGCTGCCGCGGCCCGACGAGCTCGCCGCGCTCGAGGTCGACTGA
- the rplT gene encoding 50S ribosomal protein L20 — MSRATNAVARKRRKKKVLDQAKGYYGRKHSSYRLANEQVMRSGQYAYRDRRVRKREFRRLWITRINAAARQEGMTYSELMHGLSAAGVEVNRKMLADLAVRDQETFRRFVEQAREAAAA; from the coding sequence GTGAGTCGCGCGACGAACGCGGTCGCCCGCAAGCGCCGCAAGAAGAAGGTCCTCGATCAGGCCAAGGGCTACTACGGCCGCAAGCACTCGAGCTACCGGCTCGCCAACGAGCAGGTCATGCGCTCGGGCCAGTACGCCTACCGCGACCGCCGGGTGCGCAAGCGCGAATTCCGCCGTCTCTGGATCACCCGCATCAACGCCGCTGCGCGCCAGGAGGGAATGACCTACTCCGAGCTGATGCACGGCCTGAGCGCGGCCGGGGTCGAGGTCAACCGCAAGATGCTCGCCGACCTCGCGGTCCGCGACCAGGAGACGTTCCGCCGATTCGTCGAGCAAGCCCGGGAGGCCGCGGCTGCCTGA
- a CDS encoding transcriptional regulator has protein sequence MTITAGNRLRIDAAEFRRHFAHDSMAVRHSLLDDPRMSLDSLGELADRHPSERIEQNRGAISEVAAADAAERSDLSPGEIARTIETNGLWMVIKNIELDPRYKALLDELLDEVEPIVAGAEGGMKQREGFIFLSAPNATTPSHTDPEHNFLLQVRGLKHMVVGKFPDERTRQLEIENKSSGGHRNIDWKPVDPIDYEMSPGDGVYVPPHEPHLVRNGPEASVSLSITFRTPATERVARASSINARLRRMHLSPKPPGERPQVDRMKAEASRVLGRLRNR, from the coding sequence ATGACGATCACCGCAGGCAACCGGCTTCGGATCGACGCAGCCGAGTTCAGGCGCCACTTCGCCCACGACTCGATGGCGGTCCGGCACAGCCTCCTCGACGATCCGCGTATGAGTCTCGACAGTCTCGGCGAGCTCGCGGATCGGCATCCGTCGGAGCGGATCGAGCAGAACCGCGGCGCCATCTCGGAGGTGGCGGCCGCCGACGCCGCCGAGCGGTCCGACCTCTCACCCGGCGAGATCGCGCGGACGATCGAGACGAACGGTCTCTGGATGGTGATCAAGAACATCGAGCTCGACCCGCGCTACAAAGCGCTGCTCGACGAGCTCCTCGACGAGGTCGAGCCGATCGTGGCGGGCGCCGAGGGCGGGATGAAGCAACGCGAGGGGTTCATCTTCCTCTCGGCACCGAACGCCACGACCCCGTCGCACACCGACCCCGAGCACAACTTCCTGCTCCAGGTTCGTGGCCTCAAGCACATGGTCGTCGGCAAGTTCCCCGACGAGCGCACCCGCCAGCTCGAGATCGAGAACAAGTCCTCGGGCGGTCATCGCAACATCGACTGGAAGCCGGTGGACCCCATCGACTACGAGATGAGCCCGGGCGACGGGGTCTACGTGCCGCCTCATGAGCCGCACCTCGTGCGAAACGGGCCCGAGGCGTCCGTGTCGCTCTCGATCACGTTCCGGACGCCCGCGACCGAGCGCGTCGCACGGGCGAGCTCGATCAACGCTCGACTTCGCAGGATGCATCTGAGCCCGAAGCCCCCGGGCGAGCGACCCCAGGTCGACCGGATGAAGGCCGAGGCCTCGCGAGTGCTGGGCAGGTTGCGCAACCGCTGA
- the rpmI gene encoding 50S ribosomal protein L35, which yields MPKMKTHSGAKKRFRKTAKGKLRGRPAYSSHILEKKSPKRKRRMSNPAVIKKADEKRVSELLGGKR from the coding sequence ATGCCGAAGATGAAGACCCACTCGGGCGCCAAGAAGCGCTTCCGCAAGACCGCCAAGGGCAAGCTCCGCGGCCGGCCTGCGTACTCGAGCCACATCCTCGAGAAGAAGTCGCCGAAGCGAAAGCGGCGGATGTCGAACCCCGCCGTGATCAAGAAGGCCGACGAGAAGCGGGTCTCCGAGCTCCTCGGGGGCAAGCGGTGA
- a CDS encoding RNA methyltransferase has protein sequence MTITSPDNEKLKLARRLARRRRRAEEGLYVTEGEDLLAAGLAAGIEPRFALVAAGSGIDGGGASEEVEPELLGRASALGSGTRAIAVWPLPDATPVGPVCTYLHGVSDPGNVGAIVRSAHALTRGSLIAGPGTADPYGPRAVRASMGSVHALPIATDAIEATPEPRIALVAHGGESIEVLDRAAAEGDVTVCLGAERDGLPADVLARCQARVTIELQPGGAESLGVAAAAAIALGRVSSAAARRGA, from the coding sequence ATGACCATCACGAGCCCCGACAACGAGAAGCTGAAGCTCGCGCGGCGGCTTGCCCGGCGGCGCCGCCGCGCCGAGGAGGGGCTCTACGTGACCGAGGGCGAGGACCTGCTCGCCGCCGGTCTCGCGGCGGGGATCGAGCCCCGGTTCGCGCTCGTCGCCGCCGGGTCGGGGATCGACGGCGGCGGGGCGAGCGAGGAGGTCGAGCCCGAGCTGCTGGGTCGAGCCTCGGCGCTCGGGTCGGGAACGCGGGCGATCGCGGTCTGGCCGTTGCCGGACGCCACGCCCGTGGGGCCCGTCTGCACCTACCTCCACGGTGTCTCCGACCCGGGGAACGTCGGCGCGATCGTCCGCTCGGCCCACGCCCTCACGCGCGGCTCGCTCATCGCGGGGCCCGGAACGGCCGATCCCTACGGCCCGCGGGCGGTCCGCGCTTCGATGGGCTCGGTCCACGCGCTCCCGATCGCGACCGACGCGATCGAAGCGACGCCCGAACCCCGGATCGCGCTCGTGGCGCACGGCGGCGAGTCGATCGAGGTGCTCGACCGGGCGGCCGCGGAGGGCGATGTGACCGTCTGTCTCGGTGCCGAGCGCGACGGCCTACCGGCCGATGTGCTCGCCCGATGCCAGGCGCGCGTGACGATCGAGCTGCAGCCCGGTGGAGCCGAGTCGCTGGGGGTCGCGGCGGCGGCAGCGATCGCACTCGGGCGGGTATCGTCGGCCGCCGCCCGGAGGGGCGCCTAG